In Limibacillus sp., the following are encoded in one genomic region:
- a CDS encoding ABC transporter permease, translating into MTGIEALLLTVVTAATPLLIAALGELVVERSGVLNLGVEGMMIMGAVLAFAGIYYFDSMILALLFGTLGGMALALLFGFLTLTLATNQVASGLSLTLLGLGLSGMIGEAFIGQPGRYLPALEIPGLSAIPLLGPVLFGQNVLVYFSFALLAGVSWFLFRTRAGLVLRAVGNSHESAHALGYPVLRIRYLAVLFGGGCAGLAGAYLPLAYTPQWTEGMTAGRGWIALALVVFASWLPLRAAVGAYLFGAVLILQFHAQAAEVDIPSQLLSALPYLATIAVLVIISRNRLTASSNTPRALGRVFVPDR; encoded by the coding sequence ATGACCGGTATCGAAGCCCTTCTCCTGACCGTGGTGACGGCGGCGACCCCGCTTCTGATCGCTGCTTTGGGCGAACTGGTGGTGGAGCGCTCGGGCGTGCTCAACCTGGGGGTCGAGGGCATGATGATCATGGGCGCCGTGCTGGCCTTCGCGGGCATCTACTACTTCGACTCCATGATCCTTGCGCTGCTGTTCGGCACGCTGGGCGGCATGGCCCTGGCGCTGCTCTTCGGGTTCCTGACCTTGACGCTTGCGACCAATCAGGTCGCCTCGGGCCTCTCCCTGACGCTGTTGGGCCTGGGGCTCTCGGGCATGATCGGGGAGGCCTTCATCGGCCAGCCGGGGCGCTATCTGCCGGCCCTGGAGATTCCGGGCTTGAGCGCCATTCCGTTGCTGGGGCCGGTGCTGTTCGGCCAGAACGTCCTGGTCTACTTCTCCTTCGCGCTGCTGGCGGGCGTTTCCTGGTTCCTGTTCAGGACCCGCGCGGGTCTGGTGCTGCGCGCCGTCGGCAACAGCCACGAGTCGGCCCATGCGCTGGGCTATCCGGTCTTGCGCATCCGCTACCTCGCGGTCCTGTTCGGCGGCGGTTGCGCCGGGCTGGCCGGGGCCTACCTGCCACTCGCCTACACACCGCAGTGGACCGAGGGCATGACCGCCGGGCGCGGCTGGATCGCGCTGGCATTGGTGGTCTTCGCCAGCTGGCTGCCCCTGCGCGCGGCGGTCGGCGCCTATCTTTTCGGCGCGGTGCTGATCCTTCAGTTCCATGCGCAGGCGGCGGAGGTGGACATCCCGTCCCAGCTTCTGTCCGCGCTGCCCTACCTCGCCACCATCGCCGTGCTGGTGATCATCTCGCGCAACCGCCTGACCGCCAGCAGCAACACGCCGCGCGCGCTGGGGCGGGTGTTCGTACCCGACCGTTAA
- a CDS encoding MFS transporter, which produces MATATEGRKEDKDLVVSLYELAVGEEDARLCRDISDAHCNDQPRNFLLQSAALSLSKIGDGLADAKVVLPWLLAVLGAPGFFIGMLVPVRESLALLPQMLFGSAVRRYAVRKWFWVAGSLAQGGSVLLMALVAGLGMEGAAAGWTVLALLVVQSLARGVSSVASKDTLGKTVAKRKRGRVNGYASSISGVVTGLTGLYLIFTPEEGRSDLLLFGMIAAAGCSWLLGAATYAAIEEHPGATDGGRGLKEVLADQLRDLLREPDLQRFLLARSLLLCSAFSGPIYVALAQRNLGSDIATLGLLVVATGIAGAVSSSVWGALSDRSSRKTMMLGAALTGVLAAATLALAASGSGLVGSLWLYGVLLFVLGIAHAGVRIGRKTHLVDMAGEDKRSQYVALSNSAIGVILLVFGAVIGAVMSISLLWALAAIAVTALLALLATARLGEAQD; this is translated from the coding sequence GTGGCGACGGCGACGGAGGGCCGGAAGGAAGACAAGGATCTGGTCGTCTCTCTCTACGAACTGGCGGTCGGGGAGGAGGACGCGCGCCTCTGCCGCGACATATCCGATGCGCACTGCAACGACCAGCCGCGCAACTTTCTGCTTCAGAGCGCTGCGCTTTCCTTAAGCAAGATCGGCGATGGACTGGCCGACGCGAAGGTCGTGCTGCCCTGGCTGCTCGCGGTTCTGGGCGCGCCCGGCTTCTTCATCGGCATGCTGGTGCCGGTCCGCGAATCCTTGGCGCTGCTGCCTCAGATGCTGTTCGGCAGTGCGGTGCGCCGCTATGCCGTGCGCAAGTGGTTCTGGGTCGCAGGCAGTCTGGCGCAGGGCGGCTCCGTTTTGCTGATGGCGCTGGTGGCGGGCCTGGGCATGGAGGGGGCCGCGGCGGGCTGGACGGTCTTGGCGCTGCTCGTCGTGCAGTCCCTCGCGCGGGGCGTCTCTTCGGTCGCCTCCAAGGACACCTTGGGCAAGACCGTCGCGAAGCGGAAGCGCGGGCGGGTGAACGGCTACGCCTCAAGCATCTCCGGCGTCGTGACCGGGCTCACCGGACTGTATCTGATCTTCACACCCGAAGAGGGGCGCTCGGACCTGCTGCTCTTTGGCATGATCGCGGCGGCGGGCTGCTCCTGGCTTCTGGGCGCTGCGACCTACGCGGCCATCGAGGAGCATCCGGGCGCGACCGATGGCGGGCGCGGCCTGAAGGAAGTGCTGGCCGACCAGCTCCGTGACCTGCTGCGCGAGCCGGACCTCCAGCGCTTCCTGCTGGCGCGCAGTCTGCTTCTTTGCAGCGCCTTTTCCGGACCCATCTACGTGGCGCTGGCGCAGCGCAACCTGGGGTCCGACATCGCCACCCTGGGCCTGCTGGTGGTCGCGACCGGCATCGCGGGCGCGGTCAGCTCCAGCGTCTGGGGCGCGCTCTCCGACCGTTCCAGCCGCAAGACCATGATGCTGGGCGCGGCCCTGACCGGCGTCCTGGCCGCCGCCACCCTGGCCCTTGCTGCAAGCGGGTCCGGACTGGTCGGGTCGCTCTGGCTCTATGGCGTCTTGCTGTTCGTCCTGGGCATCGCCCATGCGGGCGTGCGCATCGGCCGCAAGACCCATCTGGTCGACATGGCGGGGGAGGATAAGCGCTCCCAATACGTCGCGCTCTCCAACAGCGCGATCGGGGTGATCCTGCTGGTGTTCGGTGCTGTGATCGGCGCGGTCATGTCGATCAGCCTGCTCTGGGCGCTCGCGGCCATCGCCGTGACGGCGCTCCTCGCACTTCTGGCCACGGCCCGTCTGGGAGAGGCGCAGGACTGA
- a CDS encoding BMP family ABC transporter substrate-binding protein, giving the protein MKRSTTFLSGLALAVSLGFSATAIAPDTAKADDGPTKVGFIYVGPIGDHGWSYQHNEGRLAIEEKFGDKVETLFVENVSEGPDAERAIERLARQGADLIFTTSFGFMNPTLKVAERFPDVKFEHATGYKRAENVTTYSARFYEGRYVIGQIAAKMSKTGTAGYVASFPIPEVVRGINSFMLGAQSVNPDFKLKIVWVNSWFDPGKEADAAKALIDQGADIITQHTDSPAPLQVAGERGVHGFGQASDMIKFAPEAQYTAIIDDWSAYYIARTQAVMDGTWESQDTWGGFAQDMVVMAPYTNLPDDVAAEAEAMVAKIRSGEFHPFTGPIMDQNGEIKVAAGEVADEGMLLGMNWYVQGIDEKLPQ; this is encoded by the coding sequence ATGAAACGCAGCACCACCTTTCTGAGCGGGCTCGCCCTTGCGGTCTCGCTCGGCTTTTCCGCCACCGCTATCGCCCCCGACACAGCAAAGGCGGACGACGGCCCGACCAAGGTCGGCTTCATCTACGTCGGTCCCATCGGCGACCATGGCTGGAGCTACCAGCACAACGAGGGGCGTCTGGCGATCGAAGAGAAGTTCGGCGATAAGGTCGAGACGCTCTTCGTCGAGAACGTCTCCGAGGGCCCCGACGCCGAACGCGCGATCGAGCGTCTGGCGCGCCAGGGCGCGGATCTGATCTTCACCACCTCCTTCGGTTTCATGAACCCGACCCTGAAGGTGGCCGAGCGCTTCCCGGACGTGAAGTTCGAGCACGCCACCGGCTACAAGCGGGCGGAGAACGTCACGACCTATTCGGCGCGCTTCTACGAAGGCCGTTACGTGATCGGCCAGATCGCCGCCAAGATGTCGAAGACCGGGACGGCCGGTTACGTCGCCTCCTTCCCGATCCCCGAGGTGGTGCGCGGCATCAACTCCTTCATGCTGGGCGCGCAGTCGGTCAATCCCGACTTCAAGCTGAAGATCGTCTGGGTCAACTCCTGGTTCGATCCGGGCAAGGAAGCCGACGCCGCCAAGGCGCTGATCGACCAGGGCGCCGACATCATCACCCAGCACACCGACAGCCCGGCCCCGCTTCAGGTCGCCGGGGAGCGCGGCGTGCATGGCTTCGGCCAGGCCTCCGACATGATCAAGTTCGCCCCGGAAGCCCAGTACACCGCTATCATCGACGACTGGTCCGCCTACTACATCGCCCGCACGCAGGCGGTGATGGACGGCACCTGGGAGAGCCAGGACACCTGGGGCGGGTTCGCCCAGGACATGGTGGTCATGGCTCCCTACACGAACCTGCCCGACGACGTGGCCGCCGAGGCCGAGGCCATGGTCGCCAAGATCCGGTCGGGCGAGTTCCATCCCTTCACCGGTCCGATCATGGACCAGAACGGCGAGATCAAGGTCGCCGCGGGGGAAGTCGCGGACGAGGGCATGCTGCTCGGCATGAACTGGTACGTGCAGGGGATCGACGAGAAACTGCCGCAGTAA
- a CDS encoding ABC transporter ATP-binding protein, whose product MEGLAESAERQESARTSQPLLAAEGVTKRFGDLLANDSLEFAIHPGEIHALLGENGAGKSTLVKILYGSLQPDAGVIRWRGKPVAIANPADARALGIGMVFQHFSLFEPLTVVENVALGLPKAAWGSGLAERLRQVSLDYGLPLEPHSRVADLSVGVRQRIEIVRCLLQEPRLIIMDEPTSVLTPQESDELFKTLERLASEGCAILYISHRLEEVKRLCKTATILRHGKVVARCDPREESAASLASMMVGAEVGAVELEKPAAGTARTRLSVRGLSLPAPGPFACALENISFDLRAGEILGLAGIAGNGQDELFAALSGEMRAPGAGQIEIEGVAAGRLGPRRRRRLGAAFVPEERLGHGAVPEMRLSENLLLTRQRPEDGLVSRGVLNLGAARRLERKLAELFDVRMAHPDVEAKALSGGNLQKFIVGREIEREPGVLVVSQPTWGVDAGAAAAIRQALVDLARRGSAVLMISQDLDEVLEISDRVAVISKGRLSPPVARRDTGREKIGLLMGGAGEH is encoded by the coding sequence TTGGAAGGTCTTGCAGAGAGCGCCGAGCGGCAGGAAAGCGCCCGGACGAGCCAGCCTCTTCTCGCGGCTGAAGGCGTCACCAAACGCTTCGGCGATCTGCTGGCCAACGATTCCCTGGAATTCGCCATCCATCCCGGTGAGATCCACGCCCTGCTCGGCGAGAACGGCGCGGGCAAGTCCACTCTCGTGAAAATCCTCTACGGCTCCCTGCAACCCGACGCGGGCGTGATCCGCTGGCGCGGCAAGCCGGTCGCCATCGCGAACCCCGCCGACGCGCGGGCGCTGGGCATCGGCATGGTGTTCCAGCACTTCTCCCTTTTCGAGCCGCTGACGGTGGTGGAGAACGTGGCCCTGGGTCTTCCCAAGGCCGCCTGGGGCAGCGGGCTCGCCGAGCGGCTGCGTCAGGTCTCCCTCGACTACGGCCTGCCTCTGGAGCCGCACAGCCGGGTCGCCGATCTCTCCGTCGGCGTGCGCCAGCGGATCGAGATCGTGCGCTGCCTGCTGCAGGAGCCCCGGCTCATCATCATGGACGAGCCGACCTCGGTGCTGACGCCCCAGGAGTCCGACGAGCTCTTCAAGACGCTGGAGCGTCTCGCCTCCGAGGGCTGCGCGATCCTCTACATCTCTCACCGGCTGGAGGAGGTGAAGCGCCTCTGCAAGACCGCGACGATCCTGCGTCACGGCAAGGTTGTGGCGCGCTGCGACCCGCGCGAGGAGAGCGCCGCCTCCCTCGCCAGCATGATGGTCGGCGCCGAGGTGGGCGCGGTGGAGCTGGAAAAGCCCGCCGCCGGGACGGCGCGCACGCGCCTCTCCGTCCGGGGGCTCAGCCTGCCCGCGCCGGGGCCCTTCGCCTGCGCTTTGGAGAACATTTCCTTCGACCTGCGGGCGGGCGAGATACTGGGGCTCGCCGGGATCGCCGGGAACGGACAGGACGAGCTCTTCGCCGCGCTCTCCGGCGAGATGAGGGCGCCGGGAGCGGGCCAGATCGAGATTGAGGGCGTGGCGGCGGGACGGCTCGGCCCGCGCCGCCGCCGCCGTCTGGGCGCGGCCTTCGTGCCGGAAGAGCGCCTGGGCCACGGCGCGGTGCCCGAGATGCGCCTCTCGGAGAACCTGCTGTTGACCCGCCAGCGTCCGGAGGACGGGCTGGTTTCGCGCGGCGTCCTCAACCTGGGCGCGGCGCGCCGGTTGGAGCGCAAACTGGCCGAGCTCTTCGACGTGCGCATGGCCCATCCGGACGTCGAGGCCAAGGCGCTTTCCGGCGGCAACCTTCAGAAGTTCATCGTCGGGCGGGAGATCGAGCGCGAGCCCGGCGTGCTGGTGGTCAGCCAGCCGACCTGGGGCGTCGATGCGGGTGCGGCGGCGGCCATCCGCCAGGCGCTGGTCGATCTGGCGCGCCGCGGCTCGGCGGTGCTGATGATCTCCCAGGACCTGGACGAGGTGCTGGAGATTTCCGACCGCGTGGCGGTCATCTCCAAGGGCAGGCTCTCGCCGCCCGTGGCCCGGCGGGACACCGGCCGCGAGAAGATCGGCCTTTTGATGGGCGGGGCGGGGGAGCACTAG
- a CDS encoding adenylate/guanylate cyclase domain-containing protein, with product MRRLPITVLLAAAVTLPAVLVAGLIFFLSFSVAERNTAELNRDKVELLLNQLASRIEAQLRPIEFLGTALEERLERAAMLDPGEPRDDQIMALLRNAMAGYPQLSGVAYFGLDGGYYGVQRNPSSETRAPDGETTPTIQSFLDDARSRAGGYWGEFVLPPQYSAPLLNYRVPVNAAEDYKGVLVLGVSIGELSLYLERLSDAQGAANFGTSFILLGRDRVVAHPLLQWTFPGLTQEDPLPKVQAFSDPLLSRLFLGRTEEPPERYRSDRFEVRWFQLADVYYIGFYRQLTGFTATPFTIGTVTLASDVDEQIRRLYTLLYLAGALIALTLLGGVLLGRGLARPIKRLREGAKKIEALEFERHPGFGRSRLRELDDAQRAFDAMVGGLKLFALYVPRGLVRRLIQAGLTQGPESEERRLTIMFTDIVGFTSLSETMPAREVSTLLNHHFALLGEAVEAEGGTIDKYIGDALMAFWGAPEPQPDAELRAARAALAIAQALERDNALRLAAGEAPLRLRIGLHAGPVVVGNIGSAERVNYTIIGDAVNTGQRLESLGKEMAAQADREAECCILISGDVRALLGPDFVCEDKGEVQLRGRSGTVKVYRLLSGPES from the coding sequence ATGCGGCGGCTTCCCATCACCGTCCTGCTGGCCGCCGCGGTGACGCTGCCGGCGGTGCTGGTGGCCGGCTTGATCTTCTTTCTTTCCTTCTCCGTCGCCGAGCGCAACACGGCGGAGCTGAACCGCGACAAGGTGGAGCTTCTGCTGAACCAGCTCGCCAGCCGGATCGAGGCGCAGTTGAGGCCGATCGAGTTCCTCGGAACCGCCTTGGAGGAGAGGCTCGAGCGCGCGGCCATGCTCGATCCCGGCGAGCCGCGCGACGATCAGATCATGGCGCTTCTGCGCAACGCCATGGCGGGCTATCCGCAGCTATCGGGCGTCGCCTACTTCGGCTTGGATGGCGGCTACTATGGGGTCCAGCGCAATCCTTCCTCCGAGACCCGTGCGCCCGATGGCGAGACCACGCCGACCATTCAGTCTTTTCTGGACGACGCAAGGAGCCGGGCGGGCGGCTATTGGGGCGAGTTCGTTCTGCCGCCGCAGTACAGCGCGCCGCTGCTCAACTACCGGGTGCCCGTCAACGCGGCGGAGGACTATAAGGGGGTCCTCGTTCTCGGGGTGAGCATCGGGGAACTCTCGCTCTATCTGGAGCGTCTCTCGGACGCGCAGGGCGCGGCGAACTTCGGAACGTCCTTCATTCTTTTGGGCCGGGACCGGGTCGTCGCCCACCCGCTCCTGCAATGGACCTTTCCGGGGTTGACCCAGGAAGACCCCTTGCCGAAGGTCCAGGCCTTTTCCGATCCGCTGCTGTCGCGGCTCTTCCTCGGGCGTACCGAAGAGCCGCCGGAGCGCTACCGCAGCGACCGCTTCGAAGTGCGCTGGTTCCAACTGGCCGATGTCTACTACATCGGGTTCTACCGCCAGCTCACGGGCTTTACGGCCACGCCCTTCACCATCGGCACCGTGACCCTGGCCAGCGATGTCGATGAACAGATACGCAGGCTCTACACCCTCCTCTATCTGGCTGGCGCCTTGATCGCCCTGACGCTCCTGGGCGGCGTCCTTCTGGGGCGGGGTCTTGCGCGGCCGATCAAGCGCCTGCGCGAAGGGGCCAAGAAGATCGAGGCGCTGGAGTTCGAGCGCCACCCGGGCTTCGGGCGCTCGCGCCTGCGCGAGCTGGACGATGCGCAGCGCGCCTTCGACGCCATGGTCGGCGGGCTGAAGCTCTTCGCGCTCTACGTGCCGAGGGGCCTGGTTCGGCGCTTGATTCAAGCGGGGCTCACCCAGGGCCCGGAGAGCGAGGAGCGCCGGCTGACCATCATGTTCACCGACATCGTGGGCTTCACCAGCCTTTCGGAGACCATGCCGGCGCGCGAGGTCTCGACGCTTCTGAACCATCACTTTGCGCTTCTGGGGGAGGCGGTCGAGGCCGAGGGCGGGACCATCGACAAATACATAGGCGATGCCCTGATGGCCTTCTGGGGCGCGCCCGAGCCGCAGCCGGACGCGGAGCTGCGCGCCGCGCGGGCCGCGCTGGCCATCGCCCAGGCCTTGGAGCGGGACAACGCCCTACGCCTTGCGGCGGGGGAGGCGCCCTTGCGGCTTCGCATCGGCCTCCACGCGGGCCCGGTCGTGGTCGGAAACATCGGCTCGGCGGAGCGGGTCAACTACACCATCATCGGCGATGCCGTGAACACCGGTCAGCGCCTGGAAAGCCTGGGCAAGGAAATGGCGGCCCAGGCCGATCGCGAGGCCGAGTGCTGCATCCTGATCTCCGGCGACGTGCGGGCGCTGCTGGGGCCGGACTTCGTCTGCGAGGACAAGGGCGAGGTGCAGCTGCGCGGACGCAGCGGGACGGTCAAGGTGTATCGTCTGCTTTCGGGCCCTGAATCCTGA
- a CDS encoding mechanosensitive ion channel produces the protein MDQSPGFFDSVNLQNLLMEFEFWARTELLTLTSLLQLILIAIASAAAYLLARPLAARLRSRLTGGKGFEPPLARVPSELPLLVFPVLLLLALVIAEAGVTAGGLPSKFIESAVSLTLAWIVIRAGTTLMASQEAARVLASVVWLLAALSILGLLDYATELLDSFAFSIGSRRITLLIVVKGLAILGILLWLAQLLSRFLSRRIQRSAMLTPSIKVLTEKGLKVAIIAAVFLFTLDFVGVDLTAFAVFTGAVGVGVGFGLQKVISNLISGFILLMDRSIKPGDVIELEETFGWVTSLGARYVALSTRIPNEDLITQRVINWSYSNQLLRLPLKFGVSYHSDVRKAMELSIEAAKGVARVRQDPAPVCRLTGFGDSSVNLELRVWISDPQGGVMNVTSEVFLALWDLFRENGIEIPFPQRDLHIKEGAELSVRIQGPKADDTP, from the coding sequence TTGGACCAATCCCCCGGTTTCTTCGACAGTGTCAACCTCCAGAACCTGCTGATGGAGTTTGAGTTCTGGGCGCGCACGGAGCTTCTGACCCTCACTTCTCTCTTGCAGTTGATCCTGATCGCCATCGCCTCGGCGGCCGCCTATCTGCTGGCGCGCCCCCTCGCCGCGCGGCTGCGCAGCCGGCTCACCGGGGGCAAGGGCTTCGAGCCGCCGCTCGCGCGGGTGCCGAGCGAGCTGCCGCTGCTTGTCTTCCCGGTGCTGTTGCTTCTTGCGCTGGTCATCGCCGAGGCGGGCGTGACCGCCGGAGGCCTGCCCAGCAAGTTCATCGAGAGCGCGGTCAGCCTGACGCTCGCCTGGATCGTCATCCGGGCGGGAACCACGCTGATGGCCAGCCAGGAGGCGGCCCGCGTGCTAGCCAGCGTGGTCTGGTTGCTGGCGGCGCTTTCGATCCTCGGCCTGCTGGACTACGCGACGGAGCTGCTCGATTCCTTCGCCTTTTCCATCGGCTCGCGGCGGATAACGCTGCTGATCGTGGTCAAGGGCCTGGCGATTCTCGGCATTCTGCTGTGGCTGGCGCAGCTGCTGTCGCGCTTCCTGTCGCGGCGCATTCAGCGCTCGGCGATGCTGACGCCCTCGATCAAGGTGCTGACCGAGAAGGGCCTGAAGGTGGCGATCATCGCCGCCGTCTTCCTCTTCACCCTGGACTTCGTCGGCGTCGACCTGACCGCCTTTGCCGTCTTCACCGGCGCGGTCGGCGTGGGCGTGGGCTTCGGCCTGCAGAAGGTCATCTCCAACCTCATCTCCGGCTTCATCCTCTTGATGGACCGCTCGATCAAGCCGGGCGACGTGATCGAGCTGGAGGAGACCTTCGGCTGGGTGACCTCTCTCGGCGCGCGCTATGTCGCGCTTTCGACGCGGATCCCCAACGAGGATCTCATTACCCAGCGGGTGATCAACTGGTCCTACTCGAACCAACTCTTGCGCCTGCCGCTGAAGTTCGGCGTCTCCTATCACTCGGACGTGCGCAAGGCCATGGAGCTGTCGATAGAGGCGGCCAAGGGCGTGGCGCGGGTCCGGCAGGACCCGGCCCCGGTTTGCCGCCTGACCGGCTTTGGCGATTCTTCCGTCAATCTTGAGCTTCGGGTCTGGATCAGCGATCCGCAGGGCGGCGTGATGAACGTCACCAGCGAAGTCTTCCTGGCGCTCTGGGACCTGTTCAGGGAGAACGGGATCGAGATTCCCTTCCCGCAGCGCGACCTTCACATCAAGGAGGGCGCGGAACTCTCGGTCAGGATTCAGGGCCCGAAAGCAGACGATACACCTTGA
- a CDS encoding heme-binding protein, giving the protein MTALTLEDSRKIIAAALAKGREIGLKPLAVLVLDAGGHVKAFEREDGASNLRFEIARGKAYGGLGVGMGSRGLFKRAQEQAFFVQALNGLADGKVVPVPGGVLIRKDGEIIGAVGISGDTSDNDEICALAGIEAAGFEGDTG; this is encoded by the coding sequence ATGACCGCCCTCACGCTCGAAGACAGCCGCAAGATCATCGCCGCCGCGCTCGCCAAGGGCCGGGAGATCGGCCTGAAGCCGCTGGCCGTCCTGGTGCTGGACGCCGGCGGCCACGTGAAGGCCTTCGAGCGCGAAGACGGCGCCAGCAACCTCCGCTTCGAGATCGCGCGCGGGAAGGCCTATGGCGGCCTCGGCGTCGGCATGGGCTCGCGCGGGCTCTTCAAGCGGGCGCAGGAGCAGGCCTTCTTCGTGCAGGCGCTGAACGGGCTGGCCGACGGCAAGGTGGTGCCCGTTCCCGGCGGCGTCCTGATCAGGAAGGACGGTGAGATCATCGGCGCGGTCGGCATCTCCGGCGACACCTCGGACAACGACGAGATCTGCGCGCTGGCGGGGATCGAGGCCGCGGGCTTCGAGGGCGATACCGGCTGA
- a CDS encoding SDR family NAD(P)-dependent oxidoreductase has product MKAAYKQALIVGAGAGLSASLARLFAAKGLSVRLAARDSAKLAALAEETGGKAHGCDASDPASVAGLFDSLDAEGAAPDVVVYNPSARVRGAFAELDPEAVRKAVQVTAFGGFLVAREAVKRMEPKGSGAILFTGASASVKGYPLSAPFAMGKFALRGMAESLAREVQPKGIHVCHFVIDGAIRNPGREEPADKPDSMLDPDAIARSYWHALEQDRSAWTFEIALRPWVERF; this is encoded by the coding sequence GTGAAAGCCGCATACAAACAGGCGCTGATCGTCGGGGCGGGCGCGGGCCTCTCCGCCTCGCTCGCGCGTCTCTTCGCCGCGAAGGGACTGAGCGTTCGGCTGGCGGCGCGCGACAGCGCCAAGCTCGCGGCGCTGGCCGAAGAGACCGGCGGCAAGGCCCACGGCTGCGATGCTTCGGACCCGGCCTCGGTCGCCGGGCTCTTCGATAGCTTGGACGCCGAGGGGGCTGCGCCCGACGTCGTGGTCTACAACCCCAGCGCCCGGGTGCGCGGCGCCTTCGCCGAACTGGACCCCGAGGCGGTGCGCAAGGCCGTCCAGGTCACGGCCTTCGGCGGCTTTTTGGTGGCGCGCGAAGCGGTCAAGCGCATGGAGCCGAAGGGCAGCGGCGCGATCCTCTTCACCGGCGCGTCCGCCAGCGTGAAGGGCTACCCCCTTTCGGCACCCTTCGCGATGGGCAAGTTCGCGCTGCGCGGCATGGCGGAGAGCCTGGCGCGCGAGGTGCAGCCGAAAGGCATCCATGTCTGCCACTTCGTGATCGACGGCGCGATCCGCAATCCGGGCCGCGAGGAGCCGGCGGACAAGCCCGATTCGATGCTCGATCCCGACGCCATCGCGCGCAGCTACTGGCACGCCCTGGAACAGGACCGCAGCGCCTGGACCTTTGAGATCGCGCTCCGCCCCTGGGTCGAGCGGTTCTGA
- a CDS encoding pirin family protein, which yields MSWQPAESPDCRSCESAQVELMIQPRERDLGGFSVRRLLPVAQRRKVGPFVFFDAMGPADFPPGEGINVRPHPHIGLATLTYLFEGEILHHDSLGYLQAIRPGAVNWMTAGRGIVHSERTAPEVRDSHSRLYGIQAWIALPADQEETDPSFQHYPEGSLPRIEGFEGCEMTLIAGSAYGESSPVAVHSPLFYLELRMKAGAELALPEEHAERAAYLAEGRAETGGETLEPFAMAVYGEGRAPSIKALEDSRLMLLGGASLPEARTIWWNFVSTRKERIEQAKQDWKEGRFDPVPDEEDFIPLPE from the coding sequence ATGAGTTGGCAGCCGGCAGAGAGCCCCGATTGCAGGAGCTGTGAGAGCGCACAGGTCGAGCTGATGATCCAACCGCGTGAGCGCGACCTGGGCGGGTTCTCCGTGCGCCGCCTGCTGCCGGTCGCCCAGCGCCGCAAGGTCGGACCCTTCGTCTTCTTCGACGCCATGGGCCCGGCGGATTTTCCGCCGGGTGAGGGCATCAACGTGCGCCCGCACCCCCACATCGGGCTCGCCACGCTGACCTACCTTTTCGAGGGAGAGATCCTTCACCACGATTCGCTGGGCTACCTGCAAGCGATCCGCCCGGGCGCCGTGAACTGGATGACGGCGGGCCGAGGGATCGTCCATTCGGAGCGGACCGCGCCGGAAGTGCGCGACAGCCACAGCCGCCTTTATGGCATCCAGGCCTGGATCGCGCTGCCCGCCGACCAGGAGGAGACGGATCCCAGCTTCCAGCACTATCCCGAAGGCAGCCTGCCGAGGATCGAAGGCTTCGAGGGCTGCGAGATGACGCTGATCGCCGGGTCCGCCTATGGCGAGAGCTCGCCGGTCGCGGTCCATTCCCCGCTCTTCTATCTGGAGCTGCGCATGAAGGCGGGCGCGGAACTGGCCCTGCCCGAGGAGCATGCCGAGCGCGCCGCCTATCTGGCCGAGGGCCGGGCCGAGACCGGCGGGGAGACCCTGGAGCCCTTCGCCATGGCCGTCTACGGCGAGGGGCGCGCGCCCTCCATCAAGGCGCTGGAGGACAGCCGCCTGATGCTGCTGGGCGGGGCGAGCCTGCCGGAGGCGCGGACCATCTGGTGGAACTTCGTCTCGACCCGCAAGGAGCGGATCGAGCAGGCCAAGCAGGACTGGAAGGAGGGACGCTTCGATCCGGTGCCGGACGAAGAGGACTTCATTCCCCTTCCGGAATAG